GGCCAAAAATTGCGAGTTTCATTGGATGGATACGAGATTACTGAAATAGATGCCGCCCCTTCCCCAGGGGTGGTTGGAGTCGGTCAAGATGTTGCGGCTGTATTCGACGCGAAGGTGAAAGTCATAAATCGTGATCAGGTTGATGCCGGCACCATAGCCGAGCAACAAACGGTCCTTGAGCGTATTGTCACGGTTGTTGAACGTCCAATCGTGGACATATCCCGCATCGCAGTAGGCGCTCAAGTACAATCCCACAGGAAAATCCCGGAATTTCGGAAACGGAATCCACTTCAAATGTGCGAAATGGTAGGGGATGATGCCAAATTTCCATTCGGCCTTGGTCAAGTTGATGGCCGAACCGTCGATGACATGCGGCTCATAACCCCTGAGAAAGCTGCCGAATCCGATAAAGTACTTGTCAAAAAACGGCACCTGCTTGCCAAGCAGGAAAAATTGCTGGCTTCCGTAGGCAAAATTCCATCGTTTGTTAAGCGGAATGTGGTGGGAAAAGGAGAGTGCCATTTTCCCGAAATGCGTGCTGCTTACGCCGGGAATCCCCAGAAAGCGGAAACTTCCGCCATACTTGTGCCCAGACAGCGGAAAACTCCGCACGTCCCGTTGGTCATTCACATAGCTCATGCCGACCGATGGATAATGGATCGCAGTAAGGTTGTAGGGAAGGTATTCCGTGTTGAAAAAGGTAATGCTGTCGTTGATGTGAAAGTATTGGTAGGCGGCGAATCCATACAAAATCTTCCGCGCCGAGAAGCGCTTTCCCAGAGTAAGTTGCCCGGTATAGCTTTGGCGCATCCTTTCATCGTTGAGACGGGCGAGTTGCAGATAGCCGCCTTGGGTGCCGTAGCCGATTTCCTTGTCGTTGAGGATCGAGAAGAAGGCGGTACCGTCGACCTTGGCCTTCGGAAAGAGGAAGGGCCGGCTGTAGGTTGCGGTCACGGCCTGCGTGTAGCCGCCCTGCGCGTAAACCGTCAGTTTGTCATTCCACCCCGAGAGGTTGCTCCACTCCACACCCAGTCCGTAAACGAGCCTGTCCAGATCGGGATCGTCCAGCCATTCGCTCCAAACACGCTCCGCCAGATTTACATAGGGATTCGGCCAGATATACCAGCGCTCCTGCACGGAAATGTGGACCTCGATCGAGGAGTCTCCGATCTCATTGGCAAAAGCCACGGAGGTGAAGAGGCCCATGTTATAGATATTGTCCTTATTGACCTTGTTCAGTGCTTCGAGCTCCTGCAAGTCGATGGTGTCTCCCTCCTGAAAGACCATTTGACGGGTGATGACCGGACGTTTTGTCTTCTTCAGGCCCGTGACCACGATCGAATCCACCCGCATGCGTTGCGTGTACCCATTCGCAGACGCGAGCAGGCATACGCAGATCACCAAGCCTATCAGCCTAGAGACCTTCCAACAATGTGAGTATCCTTTTTGCAACGTGCCTGGGGTTGGATGCAATACAAAACGCGGAGATAATGGCCAATCCATGGGCACCGGCAGCGATGACTTCCGCGGCTTGCCGCTCTTCGATCCCGCCGATGGCAATCACCGGCCAAGGGGAAGCTGCGCAAAGCCGCGCCAAACCTTCGAGTCCCAAGTCAGGCAAGCCCGTCCGTTTGGAGCGGCTGCCGTAAACCGGACCGACACCTATATAATGTATCGGCGCGCCCCGAAGGGCTTCCAATTCGGCCATGTTGTGCACCGTGGCACCAATCAGTTTCCCCGGGCCCAGCAAGTCGGCCGCCGCTTGCGGCACACCATCTCCTTGTCCCAAATGTACGCCTTGGGCCTGCAATTCAAAAGCCAAGGCGGCAGCATCGTTGATGATAAGGCAATGGCCGCCCTCTTGTGCCAACCTTGCCATCTTGGCGGCCTCGGCGAGGTCCTTTTCCCTGCTGAACAGCTTGTTGCGGTATTGAACGGCACAAGGTCCTGCCTCCCAGGCCATCTTCGCCAGCTCAAAATGGCCATGACGCTGCTGCACCGTGGTATCGGTGATAATGTGCAGGCGAGGAACCTCCAAGGATGGAAACCGGGAAACCAAGGGACTGTCCAGGGGCGAATGTTAAAGGTTCAAGTACCGCAACAGGTTTTCGTAGCTGTCGCGAAAATCATTGACTTGTTCGGCGTCAAACACCACCAAGGCAATGTCATATTCAAAACGCTCGAAGGTCGCGATCACCCGGGAGAGTTCGCGGACGTTGAGCTTGATGGTCACATATAGTTTTCCGGCTTCGTCGCTGTTGCCGACGGAGAGGCTGAGGATTTTGGCATCGTTGCTTTCGCAGATGCGTCCAATCTCAGAGATCGAATAGTTGTTGTTCGCGAGGTGCAGCACGATCACACCACCGGGTTCCTCGACGCAGAGATATTCGGCGGCACGTTTGAGGAGGTCGCTTTTGGTAATGGTCCCGACAAACGTATTGTTTTCCCTCGAACTCAAAACGGGCAGAATCTCCAGCTTCATCAGGCTCGCCATTTTCAAGACGTCGTAAAAATGGCTGTCTTCGTAGACAAACGTTTTTTCAGGCAAGGAGAGATGAATGGCCCCGATGGGCAAGTCTTCGACCCCGGAATTCAACAGGTCTTCCTCGCTCACAATTCCGAGCAGGCGCTCATGGTTCACCACCGGCAATTGCGCGACCTTGAACTCGCTCATCCACTCGAGCACACGCGTCGCGTTGTCCGATGTTTTGATCGAGGGCAGGGTATCGGTGATGAGGTCCTTGGCCAACAGCATGAATCAGGCGGTAAAGGGATGGATAAATGCGTTGCAGGAATCGGTTGAGCACGATGTTGAATTCCTCGGGTTGCTCCATCATGGCGGCGTGGCCGCATTGGTCGATGAAGCGCAACTCGGCATCGGGCAGCAACCGCTGAAATTCATGCGCCACGTGGGGCGGCGTGATGTTGTCGTTGAGGCCCCAGACCAGCAGGGTGGGAACCTTGACCTTGCCCAATTCCTCGCTGAGGTTTTGGTGCTGTGCATCCCGTGCGATCTTGAGGATGCGCAGGGTCATGTAGTTGTCGTTGACCATTTCAAACACCTCGTCGATCAGCTCCTTGGTCGCCGTCTCGGGTTTGAAAAAGGTATATTCGACACGTTCCTTGATGTATTTGATGTTGCCACGGCGGGGGAATGTGCTTCCCATGCCCGATTCGAAGAGGCCCGAACTGCCCGTCAAGACCAAAGCATCCACTTTGGAGAGATTCGCCATGGAATACACCAGCCCGATATGTCCGCCCAACGAATTGCCGAGGATGGTGCAGCGCTCAATTTTTTTGAAGCGGATGAAGCCATCAATGAACTCCGCCAAGCCGACGATCGAAGGCTTGACATTGGTCTTTGCGACGATCGGCATGAGCGGGATAAACACCGTGAATCGCTTGGAAAAGGCCTCCACGACCGCTTTCCAGTTGCTCAGGGCACCAAACAGACCATGGAGCAGCAGCAGCGGCGGACCGCTTCCCTCCTGCACGTAGTCGTATCCTCCCTCTTGTTTTACCTGGATTTCCATGCGCTAAATGGCCTTCAGATGAATAACGTTCTCAATTCAAAACCAGTATCTGATGCGCCAAAACTAGACGAATTGGCATTCACCAGCGGCAAAAATAGAGAAATCACATGGATTTACCATCGGAACAAATTTTGGGAGGAAAAGGGTAGGTATTTTAAATGGGGAAGAAGGGCTTGGCGCCTAATTCCTTGACCCAATTCCCTAAAATCGTCGCCCCGCCCACCGTCAAGATCGACTCAGGATGGAATTGAACGCCCGCAATGGGCAGGCTTCGGTGTCGGATGCCCATCACCTCGCCAGGCTCGGTCCATGCGGTGACTTCCAATTCGGCTGGAACTGCAGCGCCATCCAATACCAAGGAATGGTAGCGCATCGCTTCAAACGGGCTCGGCAAGCCTTCAAACAACCCTTCGCCGCGGTGAAACACCGGGCTCGTTTTACCATGAACGGGCACACGCCCAAGCAGGAGCGGCATGCCGAAATGTTCGCCAATCAGTTGATGGCCGAGGCAAATACCCAAAACGGGCACCACTTTGCTGACTTTAGGGCCACCTTGATTCTGGGCACCGCCCATGGCAAGCCGCAAAACCTCCGGCGAAATCCCGCTGTCGGCAGGTCGCCCCGGACCCGGCGAAATCAAAATTCCCTTGGGATGTAGGTTCATCAGGTCGTTGGCGGTCAGTTCATCGTTTCGGAAAACGGCCACGACGTGATGGCTTTGTCGCAGAAGATCCACCAGATTCCAGGTAAAGGAATCGTAGTTGTCGATCACGACGATCATCTCCGCAGGAGGAATGCTCAAGGGAGTCTTTGCCCGGGACTTTTTGGCTGCGATTCACCGAATCGACCTCGACAAAATAATGCTCCATGTCGTCGAGCACGTTGTGCGCCGCAGGAATCAGGCCGATGGTATAGTCTTGACCCACCTTGCTGTAGGTCGTGACAACGGGATAAGAGGCGATCCGGCCACGGTTTCCTTCGTTAGTACCTGCGAATTCCGACGATGCTGAAAAAGGCGCCGACGAGGAAGCCCCATTTCAAAATACCAAAGCCGAGCCCGGCAAGACGGTTGGGCAGTTCCAATTGAGCGGTATTGAGCAGCTTGGTGGCTGCCCAGCCGGCCAGATAGACCGCCCCCATGCCGATGGCAAAGGCTGTAAAAAAGGCGATCGCCGGCACCCATTTTTCCGGGAGATGGAAATTGTCGCGGTAATAATGGGCGAAGATGAACGCCAACCGCATACCCGCCCAAAAGCCGATGATCAAGCCGATCAGGCCTGCGACCTCGATGAGCACGCCATTTTTGAAGCCTTTGTAGGCTCCGTAGGCAAGCACAATCAGTGCGAAGATGTCGAGAAAATTCACCTTGGGATCAAGGAAGGAGTTCCTTTACAAGCACGGAAATTTCCTTGCCGTCTGCGCGGCCTGCCAATTGTTTGTTGGCCGCCCCCATGACCTTGCCCATGTCCTTGGCTGAGGTTGCACCCACCTCGGCAATGATGCGTTGGATTTCAGCGCGCAATTCATCGGGAGTCAAGGATTTTGGCAGGTATCGGTCGAGGATAGCAAGCTCTTCTTCTTCGCCGACGATCAAATCCAAGCGGCCCGCGTTGCGGTATTGCTCAATGCTGTCTTTGCGTTGCTTGCTCTGCTTGATCAAAATTTTCATGCCATCTTCATCGGAGACTGGGCCCGGGGCACGGCCTTCGGATGTTTCAAGCAGGAGAATGGCAGATTTGATCGCGCGCAAGGCACGAAGCGCAGCTTGGTCCTTGGCCTTCATGGCCGTGACGATGTCTGCGTTGATTTTTTCTTTGAAGTCCATGCGAATCAACTATTGTTGCTTCGCAAACTTAACCAAAATTTCGGGTCTTACTTCGTCTTTGAAAGAAGCCGTGCGCAGGTATTTGTTGTTGTAAACGTAGATGCTTGGGGTTTCACTATAGCCAAACCACTTGTCGATTTTGAATTCGGTGTCTTTGGAGACGATCAGCTTGCCAGGAAATCCAGGCAGATATTTTTCGGGGAAGGCCTTCAGCGCTTCGACTTCGGCCCAAGAGACAAGTACCAATGTCATTCCCTTGAACAGGGCTTTCTGATCATTGATCATCGTTGCAATCAATTGACAATGATCACAATCGGGATCAAAATAGAAAAAAATGGTAGGTTGGTTGGCGACCAAGGACATGCGGGTCACGGGCTGATTGTTCATGTCCATGAACTTGAAATCGGGAATCAATGTGCCGATGCCTTCGTTGGTATTGCCCTTGGAGACATGTTGCTCGGTGGTCTGGGCGAATGCGAAGCTCGTGCTAAGCAAAAGGGCGAATGCGAGGAGAAACTGTTTCATAGTATTCTGATGCAGATATCGTGTGGCAGGAGAAAAGCAAATACCGTGCCTGAAAACAAAGATAGTCAGAAAGCGGTCTTCAAATTCATTCGAAGGGGCAAAAGAATGCAACACAGACAAGGATGTGAAAAAATGGAAAATTGAAGGATATTTGCAAACATGGACAACAATGCAAAGCCAGGGATTGGCGCATACTTCCGCCTGTTGATGAGCACCTTCTTTGTCGCGGGTGCGGTGGGCATTTTCCTCGGATATGCCGACAATGACTTTATTCAGCCCAACAACCGCTGGATGTTTGCCTTGCCCATCTTTCTGTATGGACTTTTCAGGCTTTACCTCGCCATCCGGGTAATCCGCGGCAAAAACGACACCTTCAATTCCTGAACAATGCCATGATCGATTCCTTCGCAATTGAGGTTTGGTCAGACCCGGTTCGCTTTGCTGGTGCTTGCGGGCTTTGTGCCTTGCATTTCCCGTCGCATGGACAAGAGGTTGTGTCCCGTTTGGACCTCGACCGGCGTGATCCCGTGCCGCAGTTTTGGAGTACGTCGCTGCCGATGGCGGACTGGTCACCTCGGCAACCAAAGCCGCAAATCCAGCCGCTATCTCTCTATCACCAAGTACGACGATCAATTCAACAAGTCTTGGACCAAGCAGGTGTTCCAACAAAATGGCCACAGCGACATTGACCTGATGGCCGTTTTGGGCGAAGATATTTACGTTTTTATCTCCGAATACTTCCCGCGCGACCGCACTGTACGCACGAGCTACAGCCAGTTTGACCTCGAAGGCAACGCCATCGAAACGAGCAAACAAATTTCCGAGCTGCCCAACGAAAAGGGATTGCGGGTGGACCTGAAATACACAAGGTCGATCAACAAGAAAAAGCTGCTCTGTTACAAAAATCTCAACGAAGGCACCAAATCAGAAACGATTCTCTATTACCTCTTTGACGCCCAATCCAAGGAATTCGTAGAGGGCAAAATCGAAATTCCCTACCCCGACGACAAGTTTCAGGTACGCAAAATCATGGTGAGCAACGCTGGTAAGGTTTATGTATTGGGTAAATTTTTCAAGGTCAACAAGGTCAAGGCCCCCGACGACTTCGGATTTAAGATCTATCAGTATGAAGCGGGCGTCGCCGAAGGCAAGGAGGTCACCATTGACCTCGGCGAATTGTATTTGACAGACCTCACGATGAAAATTGACCGCGAAGAAAACATCTTTCTCGCCGGCTTTTTCTCGCACCAAAGCACCGACGAGATCATTGGAACCTGCTTTTTCCGCATCAACAGTCAGTTGGAAGAAGAGGTCCGCAGTTCCCAGCGATTCTCCGACGAATTTCTGGTCAACTTCCTCCGCGACAAACAAATCGAGCGCGGCCGCGAATTGCAAAATTTCTACCTCGACAACATCATCCTGCGCTCTGATGGCGGCGTCTTACTCATTGCGGAGAAATTTTACACGACCTTCAATTCCTACGTGGATGTCTATGGTTATTGGGTGGACCAAAAAATCTACCACTACGACGAGGTGATTGTTAATTCCGTCTCTGCGAATGGCGATTTGGAATGGAGCGCGGTCGTCCCCAAGCGGCAACAATCCGAAAGGCGCGACCAACTCAGCTACATCGATGTCGTGAGCGGCACCAATGTCTACCTGATCTACGGCTATCAACCAGAAAAGAGCCCAGAACGCTCTACGTCAACAGCGTCGACTTCGATGGCAAAGTCGCCGAGCGCGAAGCCTTGATCTCAAAACGACCTTTGACGACAGCTTTTTTCCAAGATATTCCGAGCAAATCAGCAATACCGAGGCGATTATCGTCTATGAGCAGGAGCGCGACAAGATTTTCTCGATTGTCAAGGTGGCCTTTGATTGAGCCGTCCCGAACTCAGGACAGGGCAATTGAACATTGCCTCCGGCGGAAATTGCTGGAATAGAAATGACCAATAAGGAGCCCTTGGCCAGCAATAAAAGCAAAACGCGGAAAGACCCAAGTCCTTTCCGCGTTCATCAAACATCAGAGCACCGAAATGCCCAATTTCCCATTTGTAGTTTCTAATTTCTAACCTTCTCCGAAGCCATCTCCAAAGCGGCCTGATAGATGCCGTTCCGCCCATATTATTCATCAAACAATTGCTCCGGCGAACCATGCTCCACAAAATGATCCGGAATGCCGGGGCGCTTCACCTGTGAGGTGTAACACCCGTTGTCCACCATGAATTCGATCACGGCGAGCCAAAGCCACCTTGCAAGCAGCCATCCTCAATGGTCAAAGACCCGGTCAAACCGTCCGAATATGTCATGCAACATTTCACCGTCGATCGGCTTCACAAAACGCATGTCAAAATGGGCGGGAACAGACCTTGTGCATTCAGTTTGGCGACAGCCTCCTCGACATAGTTGCCCATCGGGCCAAAGCTCAGGATGGCGACCCCTTCCCCGTCATTGATCATGCGACCTTTGCCGACCTCCATTTTCTCAAACGGCGTGCGCCATTCGAGCATCACGCCTTCGCCACGGGTAGCGGATGCTGAAAGGCATCAATTGCTCGTCGAGCTGTGCAGTGTACATCATGTTGCGCGCTCTTGCTCGTTCATCGGCGAGGCCACGACCATGTTGGGGATGCAGCGGAAATACGCAATGTCCAAAGGCGCCATGGTGCGTCGGTCCGTCAGCGCCCACAAGACGCCCCGGTCCCGACGAAAACCACCGGCAATTTCTGCAAGGCCGTCATGAATCACCTGATCATACGCGCGCTGCATGAACGTCGAATAGATATTACAAAACGGACGCAAGCCCTGTGCGGCCAGACCGCCGAGAAAGTCACCGCATGTTGCTCGGCATTCTGCCAACGTCAAAAAGCGCGGTCAGGCATTTGCTCCAGCATGAACGAGGCTCCAACCCGAAGGCATCGCAGGCGTGATGCCCATGACCTTAGGATTGAGCTTGGCAAGCTCGGCCGTGGTTATGGCCAAGCACATCTTGGTATTTCGGAGGCTGCGGCGTTTGAACTTTGGGTACAAATGAGCACCTGTCATGCGGTCAAACGGGAAAGAAGGCGCATGCCATTTGGTTTGATCAATTCGGCGAGCTCGAATCCTTTCGCTTTGACGGTGACGCAGTGCAGGATTTTTGGGCCTGGAATCTCCTTCCAGGTCGTCCATGATGCGCACGAGGTGGTTCACGTCGTGGCCATCGATCGGACCGAACTAGCCGGAAGTTGAACGACTCGAACAATTCGCCTTGCGGCC
This portion of the Bacteroidota bacterium genome encodes:
- a CDS encoding GatB/YqeY domain-containing protein, whose product is MDFKEKINADIVTAMKAKDQAALRALRAIKSAILLLETSEGRAPGPVSDEDGMKILIKQSKQRKDSIEQYRNAGRLDLIVGEEEELAILDRYLPKSLTPDELRAEIQRIIAEVGATSAKDMGKVMGAANKQLAGRADGKEISVLVKELLP
- the thiE gene encoding thiamine phosphate synthase, which gives rise to MEVPRLHIITDTTVQQRHGHFELAKMAWEAGPCAVQYRNKLFSREKDLAEAAKMARLAQEGGHCLIINDAAALAFELQAQGVHLGQGDGVPQAAADLLGPGKLIGATVHNMAELEALRGAPIHYIGVGPVYGSRSKRTGLPDLGLEGLARLCAASPWPVIAIGGIEERQAAEVIAAGAHGLAIISAFCIASNPRHVAKRILTLLEGL
- a CDS encoding BamA/TamA family outer membrane protein; the encoded protein is MVICVCLLASANGYTQRMRVDSIVVTGLKKTKRPVITRQMVFQEGDTIDLQELEALNKVNKDNIYNMGLFTSVAFANEIGDSSIEVHISVQERWYIWPNPYVNLAERVWSEWLDDPDLDRLVYGLGVEWSNLSGWNDKLTVYAQGGYTQAVTATYSRPFLFPKAKVDGTAFFSILNDKEIGYGTQGGYLQLARLNDERMRQSYTGQLTLGKRFSARKILYGFAAYQYFHINDSITFFNTEYLPYNLTAIHYPSVGMSYVNDQRDVRSFPLSGHKYGGSFRFLGIPGVSSTHFGKMALSFSHHIPLNKRWNFAYGSQQFFLLGKQVPFFDKYFIGFGSFLRGYEPHVIDGSAINLTKAEWKFGIIPYHFAHLKWIPFPKFRDFPVGLYLSAYCDAGYVHDWTFNNRDNTLKDRLLLGYGAGINLITIYDFHLRVEYSRNILTDSNHPWGRGGIYFSNLVSIQ
- a CDS encoding alpha/beta hydrolase, translated to MEIQVKQEGGYDYVQEGSGPPLLLLHGLFGALSNWKAVVEAFSKRFTVFIPLMPIVAKTNVKPSIVGLAEFIDGFIRFKKIERCTILGNSLGGHIGLVYSMANLSKVDALVLTGSSGLFESGMGSTFPRRGNIKYIKERVEYTFFKPETATKELIDEVFEMVNDNYMTLRILKIARDAQHQNLSEELGKVKVPTLLVWGLNDNITPPHVAHEFQRLLPDAELRFIDQCGHAAMMEQPEEFNIVLNRFLQRIYPSLYRLIHAVGQGPHHRYPALDQNIGQRDACARVDERVQGRAIAGGEP
- a CDS encoding CBS domain-containing protein, producing the protein MAKDLITDTLPSIKTSDNATRVLEWMSEFKVAQLPVVNHERLLGIVSEEDLLNSGVEDLPIGAIHLSLPEKTFVYEDSHFYDVLKMASLMKLEILPVLSSRENNTFVGTITKSDLLKRAAEYLCVEEPGGVIVLHLANNNYSISEIGRICESNDAKILSLSVGNSDEAGKLYVTIKLNVRELSRVIATFERFEYDIALVVFDAEQVNDFRDSYENLLRYLNL
- a CDS encoding CvpA family protein, whose translation is MNFLDIFALIVLAYGAYKGFKNGVLIEVAGLIGLIIGFWAGMRLAFIFAHYYRDNFHLPEKWVPAIAFFTAFAIGMGAVYLAGWAATKLLNTAQLELPNRLAGLGFGILKWGFLVGAFFSIVGIRRY
- a CDS encoding aminodeoxychorismate/anthranilate synthase component II, with amino-acid sequence MIVVIDNYDSFTWNLVDLLRQSHHVVAVFRNDELTANDLMNLHPKGILISPGPGRPADSGISPEVLRLAMGGAQNQGGPKVSKVVPVLGICLGHQLIGEHFGMPLLLGRVPVHGKTSPVFHRGEGLFEGLPSPFEAMRYHSLVLDGAAVPAELEVTAWTEPGEVMGIRHRSLPIAGVQFHPESILTVGGATILGNWVKELGAKPFFPI
- a CDS encoding redoxin domain-containing protein, encoding MKQFLLAFALLLSTSFAFAQTTEQHVSKGNTNEGIGTLIPDFKFMDMNNQPVTRMSLVANQPTIFFYFDPDCDHCQLIATMINDQKALFKGMTLVLVSWAEVEALKAFPEKYLPGFPGKLIVSKDTEFKIDKWFGYSETPSIYVYNNKYLRTASFKDEVRPEILVKFAKQQ